A region from the Candidatus Electrothrix scaldis genome encodes:
- the murG gene encoding undecaprenyldiphospho-muramoylpentapeptide beta-N-acetylglucosaminyltransferase has translation MRIIITGGGTGGHLFPGIALGTALQQKYPGCEILFIGTQRQLDQKALAGRNFQQESIACMGLKGMGLKNRLKSLLSLPTAVLESWKIIRRFQPDLVFGVGGYVTGPVLLAARLRSVPTCIHEQNSIPGLANRMISRFVSRIFVSIPGEYPFPEEKTVVSGNPVRQEILAAAERRQQENDNKTDDQPLTLLVMGGSLGAHRINMLMLDVAAQLDDEQKKAVRLIHQTGTADEEKVRDGYEAAKVQAEVRAFFTDMASLYSQADLVLARAGATSLAELSVMGLPAVLIPYPYAADDHQAKNAEYYVAGGGAVMYRESELNAEILGKILSQLLGDIDKLKKMALAMRDMGQPEATQRILDSCMELIGN, from the coding sequence ATGCGCATAATCATCACCGGCGGCGGAACCGGCGGCCATCTTTTCCCCGGTATTGCCTTGGGAACCGCCTTGCAGCAAAAATATCCCGGCTGCGAAATACTCTTCATCGGAACGCAGCGGCAGCTTGACCAAAAGGCCCTGGCCGGACGTAATTTTCAGCAGGAGTCCATCGCCTGCATGGGATTAAAGGGCATGGGGCTGAAGAATCGCCTCAAGAGCCTGCTCAGTCTGCCCACAGCGGTGCTGGAATCATGGAAGATTATACGGCGTTTTCAGCCGGATTTGGTTTTCGGCGTGGGAGGCTATGTCACCGGGCCGGTTTTGCTGGCCGCACGCCTGCGTTCCGTACCTACTTGCATCCACGAGCAGAATTCTATTCCTGGGCTGGCCAACAGGATGATCTCTCGTTTTGTCAGTAGGATCTTTGTTTCCATTCCAGGAGAGTATCCCTTCCCAGAAGAGAAAACCGTAGTCTCAGGAAACCCGGTTCGGCAGGAAATTTTGGCCGCAGCAGAGCGTCGACAACAGGAAAACGATAATAAAACAGACGACCAGCCCTTGACCTTGCTGGTCATGGGCGGTAGTCTCGGGGCCCATCGCATTAATATGCTGATGCTTGATGTAGCAGCGCAACTTGATGATGAGCAGAAAAAGGCTGTGCGACTGATTCATCAAACCGGTACAGCGGATGAGGAAAAGGTTCGGGACGGATATGAGGCAGCCAAGGTTCAGGCTGAAGTGCGGGCATTTTTTACTGATATGGCCTCCCTGTACAGCCAGGCAGATCTGGTCCTGGCCAGGGCAGGCGCGACCTCCTTGGCTGAGCTGTCCGTGATGGGCCTGCCTGCGGTGCTGATTCCCTACCCCTATGCAGCCGACGATCATCAGGCCAAGAATGCTGAATACTATGTTGCTGGTGGCGGGGCTGTAATGTATCGTGAATCTGAACTGAATGCAGAGATATTGGGTAAAATCCTTTCGCAATTATTAGGTGATATTGATAAGCTGAAAAAAATGGCTCTTGCTATGAGAGACATGGGGCAGCCTGAGGCCACCCAAAGAATTCTGGACAGCTGCATGGAACTTATCGGAAACTGA
- a CDS encoding glycoside hydrolase family 5 protein → MKVTNRYNLILFSLIAVICLLSSPSRLHAKLKYVGVNLAGAEFGVWDGNVKLPGVYETDYIYPTSAEVDYYMSKGMNTFRLPFRWERLQRSLLADFDADELNRMDAFVDYATGKGAYVIIDPHNFHRYDPDPNNHQSSTQGLIGTEAVPNTAFADLWGKLAAHYKGNAWVIFGLMNEPNTMETADLVTSENAAIEAIREAGASNLILVSGNQWSGAWAWNETWYNGANAEHMLNIVDSGNNFAFEVHQYMDDDYSGGSEGITNNDPMIGVTRLTNFTDWLKTNNRKGFLGEFAVANSRVGTGTEDVGDEVIDNMLSYMEENSDVWLGWTWWASGPWWGEYMFTLEPINLGQATQGPDRAAMAVLQPYLRRLSLAPLFLLLL, encoded by the coding sequence ATGAAAGTAACGAACCGCTATAATCTGATCTTGTTTTCTTTAATTGCTGTTATCTGTTTATTGTCATCACCATCACGTCTTCATGCGAAGCTCAAGTATGTGGGGGTAAATCTAGCTGGTGCTGAATTCGGGGTGTGGGACGGTAATGTCAAGCTTCCTGGAGTTTACGAAACTGACTACATCTACCCAACTTCAGCTGAGGTTGATTATTACATGAGCAAAGGGATGAATACCTTTCGTCTTCCTTTTCGTTGGGAACGGCTTCAGCGCTCCCTACTTGCTGATTTCGATGCCGATGAGTTGAATCGCATGGATGCTTTTGTCGATTATGCAACGGGAAAAGGAGCCTACGTGATCATTGACCCGCATAATTTTCACAGATATGACCCTGATCCCAATAATCATCAGAGCTCCACGCAAGGGTTGATAGGGACGGAAGCTGTCCCGAATACGGCATTTGCCGACCTTTGGGGTAAACTTGCTGCGCATTATAAGGGGAATGCTTGGGTTATCTTCGGCCTTATGAATGAGCCGAATACGATGGAAACAGCAGACTTGGTTACTTCTGAGAACGCCGCCATCGAAGCTATTCGTGAAGCCGGAGCGAGTAATTTGATTCTCGTCTCAGGTAATCAGTGGTCCGGCGCATGGGCCTGGAATGAAACCTGGTATAATGGTGCCAATGCTGAGCATATGCTGAATATCGTCGATTCTGGAAATAACTTTGCCTTTGAGGTGCATCAGTATATGGATGATGATTATTCTGGGGGTTCGGAGGGTATCACCAATAACGATCCCATGATAGGTGTCACGCGGCTGACTAATTTTACCGATTGGTTAAAAACGAACAATCGGAAGGGTTTTCTCGGCGAGTTTGCTGTGGCAAATTCGAGAGTCGGAACGGGAACAGAGGACGTGGGCGATGAGGTGATAGATAATATGCTGAGCTATATGGAAGAAAATTCTGATGTATGGCTTGGCTGGACCTGGTGGGCTTCTGGGCCCTGGTGGGGTGAGTACATGTTTACATTGGAACCGATCAATCTGGGACAGGCAACTCAAGGTCCAGATCGTGCTGCAATGGCTGTGTTGCAACCGTATTTAAGGAGGTTATCTCTTGCACCTCTTTTTCTTTTACTTCTGTAA
- the murD gene encoding UDP-N-acetylmuramoyl-L-alanine--D-glutamate ligase, producing the protein MIELKAGMKSVVVGLGKSGLAAVRYLHQQGLEVMVSEFREQIPEEERAMLEQCNVDPGTGLETGGHTAAFFADADLIVPSPGVPADLPILTAARTRGVPVLGELALAAGRIQVPVIAVTGSNGKTTVTSLIGHLLRTCGKKVFVGGNIGTPILEYLLEPGDAEVVVLELSSFQLEAAGDFRPNIGLLLNLSPDHIDRHGSFEEYVAAKMQLFACQGRGDTAIIGTDDVLLAAAPPTAGEKLYSFGTQPGCRARVKGTVVHLEPEFSSEGEGELYELAETRLHSRVNLYNAAAAILAIRAFGCNEQDIKAGLTDFQPPQHRMTPVGEINGVRFVNDSKATNVGAVVAALAGFGMGAEKEVILIAGGRNKGGDFDALVPVFRQHVKHVVLIGESAPDLAAVVEEAGVGYQFARHMEEAVAKAFAAASRGDTVLLAPACASFDMFRSYEQRGEEFGRCVQLLA; encoded by the coding sequence ATGATTGAATTAAAGGCGGGCATGAAGTCCGTAGTGGTTGGTCTGGGGAAATCCGGGTTGGCAGCAGTACGCTATCTGCACCAGCAGGGGCTGGAGGTTATGGTTTCTGAGTTTCGGGAGCAGATCCCGGAGGAAGAGCGGGCTATGCTGGAGCAATGCAATGTAGATCCAGGCACAGGGCTGGAGACAGGAGGCCATACAGCTGCCTTTTTTGCTGATGCGGATCTGATCGTGCCCAGTCCTGGGGTGCCTGCAGATTTGCCGATCTTAACAGCGGCCCGGACGCGGGGCGTGCCGGTACTTGGAGAACTGGCCTTGGCTGCCGGACGTATCCAGGTGCCGGTGATTGCCGTGACCGGGTCCAACGGCAAGACCACCGTGACCAGCCTGATTGGTCATCTCTTGCGGACTTGCGGCAAAAAGGTCTTTGTGGGCGGTAATATCGGCACCCCGATCCTGGAGTACCTTCTGGAGCCGGGAGACGCTGAGGTCGTGGTGCTGGAGTTGTCCAGTTTTCAGCTGGAAGCGGCTGGCGATTTTCGGCCTAATATCGGTCTGCTCCTTAATCTTTCCCCGGATCATATTGACCGCCACGGCAGTTTTGAGGAGTACGTTGCCGCGAAGATGCAGCTCTTTGCCTGTCAAGGCAGGGGCGATACAGCGATTATTGGCACGGACGATGTGCTGCTTGCGGCAGCACCACCCACGGCTGGTGAGAAATTATATAGCTTTGGTACCCAGCCCGGTTGTCGCGCAAGGGTGAAGGGAACCGTCGTTCACCTAGAGCCCGAATTTAGTTCGGAAGGTGAGGGCGAGTTGTACGAGCTTGCAGAGACGCGGCTGCATTCCAGGGTGAATCTGTACAATGCCGCTGCAGCTATCCTTGCAATACGGGCCTTTGGCTGCAACGAGCAGGATATTAAGGCCGGACTGACCGATTTTCAACCGCCCCAGCATAGGATGACTCCTGTAGGTGAGATAAACGGCGTTCGTTTTGTTAACGATTCTAAGGCGACCAATGTGGGGGCCGTGGTTGCGGCCTTAGCAGGCTTTGGGATGGGTGCTGAAAAAGAGGTCATCCTGATTGCCGGGGGAAGGAATAAAGGGGGCGATTTTGATGCCTTGGTGCCGGTATTTCGTCAGCATGTCAAACACGTCGTGCTGATCGGTGAGTCTGCGCCGGATTTAGCCGCCGTTGTTGAGGAAGCCGGTGTCGGGTATCAATTTGCCCGACATATGGAAGAGGCGGTTGCAAAGGCCTTTGCCGCTGCAAGTCGAGGCGATACGGTGCTGCTGGCTCCGGCCTGCGCCAGTTTTGATATGTTCAGGAGTTATGAGCAGCGGGGGGAGGAGTTTGGGCGGTGTGTGCAGTTGCTTGCATAA